The nucleotide window TTACCTCCAAAGAAGTTACCCGAATTGAAAAAATCCTTTCTGCCGATGATATGCAGGGGAGAAGAACTTTTACTCCCGGAATCGATAAAGCATCCGCCTTTATAGAATCGGAATTTAAAAAAGCCGGATTGAAACCTTTTGCAGGAGCGACAAATTTCAGACAGGAATTTTTCATGACGGAGTCTAAACCCAAAACTTCAAAAATTACTATTGAAGGGAAAGAAATCAATAATTTAAAAGTGGTTACTTTCTCCTACCAACCCCAAGTTTCTTTGACGGAGAAAAGCGATATTACTATTGTAAAAATCAGTAAAGGCGATAATTTGGGACAAAAATTTAATGAGTATTTCAATAGCGATAAAAGTTATTTGGTTTTGGTTGATGCTTCTTTTAATAAGGTCTTGCCTAATATTCAGAATATTGACAGAATCAAATCCAATCCCGGAAATAATACTATTTTGTTTGTTTTTGGAGTTCCTGAAGCGACAACTTTTTCAATTGAATTGACCAATACGATTTCTAAAAAGGCACTGAATAATGTGGTTGGTGTTTTGCCAGGAAAGAGCAAGCCAAATGAGTATGTTATTTTTTCTGCCCATTACGATCATTTGGGTATAGGTTCTCCAGAAGGAGGTGCTCCGCATGTGGCAACGGACTCTATTTATAATGGAGCCAATGATGATGCCGCGGGAAGTACTGCGGTTATTATGCTGGCCAATTATTTTAAAAAACAAAACAACAACGAGCGAACCATCATTTTTACCACTTTTGTGGCTGAAGAATTGGGAGGTTTTGGAGCCAAATATTTTTCGAAACAGCTGCCTGCCGACAAGGTGATTGCTATGTTCAATCTTGAAATGATTGGAACCGAATCCAAATGGGGAAAGAACTCCGCTTATATTACGGGATTTGAAAAATCTAATTTTGGTGAAATATTGCAGAAAAATTTGGAGAAAACTAATTTTAAATTTTATCCAGATCCGTATCCGCAGGAACAATTGTTTTACCGTTCGGATAATGCGACTTTGGCCAAATTGGGAGTTCCGGCACATACTATTTCGACTTCAAAAATGGACAGTGAACCTACTTATCATACTGCCGATGATGAATTTGAATCTCTAGATATTCCTAATATGACCGAAATTATCAAGGCTATTGCGTTGAGTTCGTCCTCAATAATTAGTGGAAAAGACACGCCGACAAGAGTAAATACCAAAGAATTGCGATAAACTTAGATTATTAGTTAAACGAATTTCACACCATAAGTGTTTGAAAAATAAAATTCAATTGCCTCCAACTTTAGCTGGAGTTAGTTAAGTTCAAAAGCAAATTGGCTTTAGCCTAAAAAATCAACAATTTTTATTTGGCTAAAGCCAATTATTTTCGCAAAATCCTAATCCCCCAGCTAAAGCTGGAGGCAAACCAATAATAACAAACTCAGGTTTTGAATTCTTATGATTTCACACTCGAGCGATAGCAAAAAAACAAAGTAAATTTTTACTAATTTTTTATTCAAAAATATTTCAAAAATATTTCAAAAGTCTGTGTAGTCAGCGTGCTGATTCGTGGGCAAAATTTATTTCAAAAAAAAAAATAAAGGGTTACGTTTAAGCCGCGTAACCCTTTTTTGTTTTTATTCAAAAAGATAAAAAATCAACCTGTATTTTTCAATCCGCTTGAAAG belongs to Flavobacterium gilvum and includes:
- a CDS encoding M20/M25/M40 family metallo-hydrolase translates to MRKILVSAFVLSLCIHLQGQTIDKLITSKEVTRIEKILSADDMQGRRTFTPGIDKASAFIESEFKKAGLKPFAGATNFRQEFFMTESKPKTSKITIEGKEINNLKVVTFSYQPQVSLTEKSDITIVKISKGDNLGQKFNEYFNSDKSYLVLVDASFNKVLPNIQNIDRIKSNPGNNTILFVFGVPEATTFSIELTNTISKKALNNVVGVLPGKSKPNEYVIFSAHYDHLGIGSPEGGAPHVATDSIYNGANDDAAGSTAVIMLANYFKKQNNNERTIIFTTFVAEELGGFGAKYFSKQLPADKVIAMFNLEMIGTESKWGKNSAYITGFEKSNFGEILQKNLEKTNFKFYPDPYPQEQLFYRSDNATLAKLGVPAHTISTSKMDSEPTYHTADDEFESLDIPNMTEIIKAIALSSSSIISGKDTPTRVNTKELR